In one window of Octopus bimaculoides isolate UCB-OBI-ISO-001 chromosome 20, ASM119413v2, whole genome shotgun sequence DNA:
- the LOC106878804 gene encoding uncharacterized protein LOC106878804 — protein MTEEIIEKLDGIVLDDENMKKLYREKIQRFPNLMEESFDYSKDCWLSLYKKLENSLSNDTISGLEEEICHKNALVFILWELNKQIEAERLANEVREKNPDNLVALTNLAFIHLYNENINKLKDIMVHLNNLEKREDFQKIEAEGKINVAYCLSRISFNDYERAIELYKEASNDCLVKYLCLFGIALLQYRCLRKIYDEEKKEEIIKEAVQYLEEIRCAFPHHIDKNLMGKTLALLALFKVRPSGETIKDQEFSEKYVQRALHHSPDDRFVLEKCATVYKTLYKFDKAKELFEKAIEINATAFSHHHLGLTYQKIHSPGFTYFTVRKEFSQKENTVGKLVKYPKTIPHMERNEFIDKIEYHFKKALELSPENGAALYDLILLYMTLKEYKKAQEYCEIFKTNIKMQDVSFNILYGKLYFILAKEENDEELKRGFSDDGTDRFFLAIKSAIEFLPFQKKLKDIWGIKDIMTDVYKYGHTEYNELLLELIESVEELPDDEELYNKLLMDCDKSELSQKLRKLCRNKQYFKAFLCLRFSEVKPHEVDIKLIKQIYVNLGKHFTETEPDCSKEFFRKYYDLCFGFGSETNAKTVSACSKNDIVTKFLYDIYILTSPNFEELAENIGMNLDKYFGLKVTFGNRDYILGKYKTVNLCTILENSCNIGIFLEHSKTISPEFLTHTEYAKQIMEDRQPKIGQLFIINNHEDIEIPKHLESFPQLKCQSGHRDDIVNILNFLCSLP, from the exons atgactgaagaaataattgaaaaattggaTGGAATTGTACTT gatgatgaaaacatgaaaaaattgtACAGAGAAAAAATTCAGAGATTTCCGAATTTAATGGAAGAAAGTTTTGATTACAGCAAAGATTGTTGGTTGTCTCTTTACAAAAAACTGGAAAATTCATTAAGTAATGATACTATATCTGGTTTAGAAGAAGAGATTTGCCACAAGAATGCCTTGGTGTTCATTCTGTGGGAGCTAAATAAACAAATTGAAGCTGAAAGATTAGCCAATGAAGTCCGAGAAAAAAATCCAGACAACCTCGTGGCATTAACCAATCTTGCATTCATTCATctgtataatgaaaatataaataagttaaaAGACATTATGGTTCATCTTAACAATCTTGAAAAAAGAGAAGATTTCCAAAAGATAGAAGCAGAAGGTAAAATAAATGTTGCTTATTGTTTAAGTAGAATATCATTCAATGATTATGAGAGGGCTATCGAACTTTACAAAGAGGCTTCCAATGATTGTCTAGTCAAGTATTTATGTCTATTTGGTATAGCTTTGTTACAGTATCGTTGTTTAAGAAAGATctatgatgaagaaaaaaaagaagaaattattaaagaagCAGTACAGTACTTAGAGGAAATACGATGTGCTTTTCCTCACCATATTGACAAGAACCTAATGGGGAAAACGTTAGCATTATTAGCTTTGTTTAAAGTGAGACCTTCAGGGGAAACTATTAAGGATCAGGAATTCAGTGAAAAATATGTTCAACGAGCTCTTCATCATTCCCCTGATGACCGTTTTGTTTTGGAAAAGTGTGCTACAGTTTATAAGACTTTATATAAGTTTGATAAAGCAAAGGAATTGTTTGAAAAAGCAATTGAAATAAATGCAACAGcattttctcatcatcatcttggATTAACTTATCAAAAAATACATAGTCCAGGATTCACATATTTCACTGTAAGGAAGGAGTTTTCTCAGAAAGAAAATACAGTTGGAAAACTTGTTAAATATCCTAAAACTATTCCTCATATGGAAAGGAATGAATTCATTGACAAAATTGAATATCACTTTAAAAAAGCTCTTGAACTTTCTCCAGAAAACGGAGCTGCTCTCtatgatttgattttattatatatgactttgaaagaatacaaaaaggCCCAGGAGTATTGCgaaatattcaaaacaaatattaaaatgcaagacgttagttttaatattttgtatggaAAGTTATATTTCATACtagcaaaagaagaaaatgatgaagagTTAAAAAGAGGATTCAGTGATGATGGAACAGATAGGTTCTTCCTTGCTATTAAATCTGCTATAGAATTTCTTCCTTTCCAGAAGAAGCTGAAAGACATTTGGGGAATAAAGGATATAATGACTGATGTGTATAAGTATGGGCATACTGAATATAATGAATTACTGTTGGAATTAATTGAGTCAGTAGAGGAACTCCCTGATGATGAAGAACTTTATAATAAACTTCTCATGGATTGTGATAAAAGTGAATTATCACAAAAGTTACGAAAACTCTGTAGAAATAAGCAATATTTTAAAGCTTTTCTTTGTCTTAGGTTTTCAGAAGTTAAGCCCCATGAAGTTGATATAAAGCTTATTAaacaaatttatgtaaatttaggAAAGCATTTCACAGAAACAGAGCCTGACTGTAGCAAAGAGTTCTTCAGAAAATATTATGATCTTTGTTTTGGATTTGGCTCTGAAACCAATGCTAAAACGGTGTCAGCATGTTCAAAGAATGACATTGTAACTAAATTTCTTTATGATATCTATATTTTAACATCCCCAAACTTTGAAGAACTGGCTGAAAACATTGGAATGAATCTAGACAAATACTTTGGGTTAAAAGTTACATTTGGTAATCGTGACTATATATTGggaaaatataaaactgtaaaccTTTGTACCATATTAGAAAACAGTTGCAATATTGGAATTTTTTTAGAACATTCAAAGACTATATCACCAGAGTTTTTAACCCACACTGAATATGCCAAACAAATCATGGAAGATCGACAACCTAAAATTGGTCAACTTTTTATTATCAATAACCACGAAGATATAGAAATTCCAAAACATTTAGAAAGTTTTCCTCAATTGAAATGCCAAAGTGGACACAGAGATGAtattgtgaatattttaaattttctttgcagtttaccttag